The stretch of DNA TCAGTAAATGCACCGTTACGCCTCAAGAGCAGACCCTCTTATAATCTCTCCAGTTGACTCACAATTTTAGGGATAACGAAACAAATGCAATGGCTGCTGGATTTAGCACAAGAGTACCGAAATAACCTCCGCTCTGGACTTTTTTACAAAGCTTTAGGTGGAGCTACCACGCCAGCCGACATTAGAGGATGGGTTCGTCAGTTATACTACCAATCACACAACTTCACCAGCTTGACGCTACCACTACGCCATGCCATGTGCCGGGAGCCTCAATTCAAAGCCTGCTTCGCTAAACATGCCATGGAAGAAGACAATCACTTTCAACAGTTAGTGGATTGGATGCGCCAACAGGAATTTCTCAAACCAGACGAGAGTCCTCTTACCGTGCCTGCCACCCAAGAAACACTAGCACTAAAGGCTTATTGCTTGCGCTCTATCTTGTGTGAATCCAATGCCCACCAAATCATCACGATGAATTTAATCTCAGAAGGAGTGTCTTATGACTTCTTCAGTGCTGTGATTCCCAAGCTTAAAGAACTAGGACTGCCAGTAGGACGCTATTGGCAAATCCACTCTGAGGTAGACCTGCATCATCTAGCGATGGGATTGGATCTGATCGAGCAGTGCGAGAAAGATTCAGCTAGAGGGATGGTTTATGCCCGAATTGCATGGGAAGTGGCGACTTTGTACGGTCAGATGCTCGACTCTTGGAGCGGACTCTCCTCACCCGGAAAGATTGAACCACCTGTTTTCGCGCCAGAACTGTCCAGATGTTGAGAATAACCTATTTGAGAAAATTCTGCATCGGTGAGCAACTTTTTCTAACTATGAACTACCTACGGACTCCGCATTCGCTACGTCCGAGGTTTCTGACGTTTCGCTTGACCTAGTTGCTGTAAGCTTCCCGTAGATTTGCGAGTTTTTACAGTAGAGCTAGAATCATCTACGTCTAAGAGGCTAGTTCCTAACCCCTTTACATAATTGATGCAGACCAATGCAGATGCTACATCTCTATCGGACGTGTATCCGCATTGTTCGCAGCAATGAATGCGTTCGCTCAGCTCTTTTTTCTTCTGAGCCAAGCATTGAGGACAGGTTTGAGAAGGTTTTACTTTCTGGGCTGGAACTTCTACGAAGAATCCACCAGCTTCCTCTACCTTGTACTTGATAGCACTGCGTAGCATCCCAAAACCTACATCAAGAATTGACCGATTTAGCCCGGTCTTTTGGCGTCTTCTTTTGTCTTTCTTAGCTTTGGCGGTCATGTTTTTGACCTTTAAGGTTTCGGTAGCAACCAAGCTATTAGCGCTAGTTATTTGTGCTGCTACTTGATGAACCCAGTCTTGACGC from Microcoleus sp. AS-A8 encodes:
- a CDS encoding iron-containing redox enzyme family protein — translated: MQWLLDLAQEYRNNLRSGLFYKALGGATTPADIRGWVRQLYYQSHNFTSLTLPLRHAMCREPQFKACFAKHAMEEDNHFQQLVDWMRQQEFLKPDESPLTVPATQETLALKAYCLRSILCESNAHQIITMNLISEGVSYDFFSAVIPKLKELGLPVGRYWQIHSEVDLHHLAMGLDLIEQCEKDSARGMVYARIAWEVATLYGQMLDSWSGLSSPGKIEPPVFAPELSRC